A single window of Mycolicibacterium aurum DNA harbors:
- a CDS encoding TetR/AcrR family transcriptional regulator, producing the protein MSLIPDSAPQRRRGQALENALLDAAWDELTERGYDDFTVDGVAARARTSRAVLYRRWPGKPELVHAALIAAINRDPLVVPDTGSLRGDVISLLRQANSQRGHLAVTAITRLGGFYRDTGTNIADLRDALEGERGSTMDELIARAVARGEIRAGQITGRVAQLPTDLMRHDVLFTLAPLTDDAIEEIVDAVFLPLVGLGPTTPSRGRRHRPE; encoded by the coding sequence ATGTCTCTTATTCCCGATTCCGCCCCGCAGCGTCGCCGCGGCCAGGCGCTGGAGAACGCGCTTCTGGACGCGGCGTGGGACGAATTGACCGAGCGCGGTTACGACGACTTCACCGTCGATGGCGTTGCTGCCAGGGCCCGCACCAGTCGCGCGGTGCTGTACCGGCGCTGGCCGGGAAAGCCGGAACTGGTGCATGCCGCGTTGATCGCTGCGATCAACAGGGATCCGCTCGTCGTGCCGGACACCGGCAGTCTGCGCGGCGACGTGATCAGCCTGTTACGGCAGGCCAACAGCCAGCGGGGCCACCTCGCTGTCACCGCCATCACCCGGCTCGGTGGCTTCTACCGCGACACCGGCACCAACATCGCCGATCTGCGCGACGCGCTGGAGGGTGAGCGCGGCTCCACCATGGACGAACTCATCGCCCGCGCCGTCGCGCGTGGCGAGATCCGCGCCGGCCAGATCACGGGCCGCGTGGCACAGCTACCCACCGACCTGATGCGTCACGACGTGCTGTTCACGCTGGCCCCCCTGACCGATGACGCCATCGAGGAGATCGTGGATGCGGTGTTCCTGCCCCTCGTCGGGCTCGGGCCGACGACGCCATCGAGAGGGCGTCGCCACCGACCGGAGTGA